A DNA window from Sulfitobacter sp. BSw21498 contains the following coding sequences:
- a CDS encoding MAPEG family protein translates to MTPELTVLTLAALLQVATFVAYAIPANRQLGPGYTMSARDREPSKSLSDSTARLGRAFDNMFEALALFAVAVVVLHLSGQNTTYTAILAWVFLAARVAYVPAYAFGLRPGRSLIWAVGLGATVLMLLAALF, encoded by the coding sequence ATGACACCCGAACTTACCGTTCTCACCCTTGCGGCGCTGCTTCAGGTCGCGACGTTCGTTGCCTATGCGATCCCCGCCAACCGGCAGCTTGGACCCGGCTACACCATGTCCGCGCGCGACCGTGAACCGTCAAAGTCGCTGTCCGACAGCACCGCCCGTCTGGGCCGCGCCTTTGATAACATGTTCGAAGCACTTGCTCTGTTCGCCGTTGCTGTGGTTGTGCTCCACCTGTCTGGCCAGAACACGACCTACACCGCGATCCTCGCGTGGGTCTTCCTCGCGGCCCGCGTCGCTTACGTGCCGGCCTATGCATTTGGCCTGCGCCCCGGACGCTCGCTGATCTGGGCAGTTGGCCTTGGCGCGACAGTGCTGATGCTGCTGGCCGCGCTCTTTTGA
- the lpdA gene encoding dihydrolipoyl dehydrogenase, translating to MSSYDVIIIGSGPGGYVSAIRCAQLGLKTACVEGRETLGGTCLNVGCIPSKALLHATHMLHEAEHNFADMGLKGKSPSVDWAQMQTYKQNTIDTNTKGIEFLFKKNKIDWIKGWATIPEAGKVKVGDEVHEAKNIIIATGSEPASLPGVEVDETVVVTSTGALSLNKVPKKLVVIGAGVIGLELGSVYARLGTEVTVVEYLDAITPGMDGEVQKNFMRILKKQGVNFVMGAAVQGTEASKTKAKVTYKLRKDDSEHTLDADVVLVSTGRKPFHDGLGLESLGVALTKRGQIAVNDTWETSVKGIYAIGDVIEGPMLAHKAEDEGMAAAEVVAGKHGHVNYGVIPGVIYTHPEVANVGATEEQLKEEGRAYKVGKFSFMGNARAKAVFAGEGFVKLIADKETDRILGAHIIGPGAGDLIHEVCVAMEFGASAEDLAMTCHAHPTYSEAVREAALACGDGAIHM from the coding sequence ATGTCCAGCTACGATGTCATCATCATCGGCTCCGGCCCCGGCGGCTATGTATCCGCGATCCGCTGCGCCCAACTGGGCCTTAAAACCGCCTGCGTCGAAGGCCGCGAGACGTTGGGCGGCACGTGCCTGAACGTCGGCTGTATCCCGTCCAAAGCGCTGCTGCATGCCACCCATATGCTGCACGAAGCCGAACACAACTTTGCCGACATGGGCCTCAAGGGCAAAAGCCCGTCGGTCGACTGGGCGCAGATGCAGACCTACAAGCAGAACACGATCGACACCAACACCAAGGGGATCGAGTTCCTGTTCAAGAAGAACAAGATCGACTGGATCAAAGGCTGGGCCACCATCCCCGAGGCCGGCAAGGTCAAAGTCGGTGACGAGGTCCACGAGGCCAAGAACATCATCATCGCAACGGGCTCCGAGCCTGCCTCCCTCCCCGGCGTCGAGGTCGACGAGACTGTCGTCGTGACCTCCACCGGTGCGCTGTCGCTGAACAAGGTGCCCAAGAAACTCGTCGTGATCGGCGCAGGCGTGATCGGGCTCGAGCTTGGGTCCGTCTACGCGCGCCTCGGGACCGAAGTGACCGTCGTTGAATATCTGGACGCGATCACCCCCGGCATGGACGGCGAAGTGCAAAAGAACTTCATGCGCATTCTCAAAAAGCAAGGTGTCAACTTTGTCATGGGGGCCGCGGTGCAGGGCACAGAAGCGAGCAAAACCAAAGCCAAAGTGACCTACAAACTGCGCAAGGATGACAGCGAACACACGCTGGACGCCGACGTTGTTCTGGTGTCGACAGGCCGCAAGCCGTTCCACGACGGGCTGGGCCTTGAAAGTCTAGGCGTCGCGCTTACTAAACGCGGCCAGATCGCGGTGAACGACACGTGGGAAACCTCTGTCAAAGGCATCTACGCCATCGGCGACGTGATCGAAGGCCCGATGCTGGCCCACAAAGCCGAAGACGAAGGCATGGCCGCCGCAGAGGTCGTGGCGGGCAAGCATGGTCACGTGAACTATGGCGTGATCCCCGGCGTGATTTACACCCACCCCGAAGTGGCCAATGTCGGTGCCACCGAAGAGCAACTGAAAGAAGAAGGCCGCGCCTATAAGGTCGGCAAGTTCAGCTTTATGGGCAACGCCCGAGCCAAGGCCGTCTTCGCGGGCGAAGGCTTCGTCAAGCTGATCGCCGACAAGGAAACCGACCGTATCCTTGGCGCACATATCATCGGCCCCGGTGCCGGCGATCTGATCCACGAGGTTTGCGTCGCGATGGAATTCGGTGCCTCTGCCGAAGATCTGGCCATGACCTGCCACGCGCACCCGACCTATTCCGAAGCGGTCCGCGAAGCCGCACTGGCCTGCGGGGACGGTGCAATCCACATGTAA
- a CDS encoding lysophospholipid acyltransferase family protein, which produces MLQWVRSITFIVLATVYMPMIGLFYAPWAMFSRRGAYAACKAYAAGTMWMAKVIVGLGCEVRGDVPDGAVLVAAKHQSFLDILMIFHALPRAKFIMKREILFTPVIGQYAKRMQMIAVNRGKRGAAISKMLADVKAGEAEPGQLVIYSQGTRVAPGLSVPYKAGTAALYEQMNQPCIPVATNAGYFWPRRGLYRRPGIAVVEFLTPIAPGLERGTFMEILEKTVETRSDALLSEAGFKAFQPT; this is translated from the coding sequence ATGTTGCAGTGGGTACGATCGATCACCTTCATCGTGCTGGCCACCGTCTATATGCCCATGATCGGGTTGTTTTACGCACCTTGGGCCATGTTCTCGCGGCGGGGGGCCTATGCCGCGTGCAAGGCCTATGCGGCAGGGACCATGTGGATGGCCAAGGTCATCGTGGGGCTGGGGTGCGAGGTCCGCGGCGACGTGCCGGACGGGGCCGTGCTGGTTGCCGCTAAACACCAGTCATTTCTTGATATCCTGATGATCTTCCATGCCCTACCGCGCGCGAAATTCATCATGAAGCGTGAAATTTTGTTCACGCCGGTGATTGGGCAATACGCTAAACGCATGCAGATGATCGCGGTAAATCGGGGCAAACGCGGTGCGGCGATTTCCAAGATGCTGGCCGATGTTAAAGCGGGGGAAGCGGAACCGGGCCAGCTCGTTATCTATTCGCAGGGCACACGCGTCGCCCCCGGCCTGTCCGTGCCCTATAAGGCGGGCACTGCCGCGCTGTACGAGCAGATGAACCAGCCCTGCATCCCCGTTGCTACCAACGCCGGATACTTCTGGCCAAGGCGCGGGCTGTACCGGCGACCGGGTATTGCGGTGGTCGAATTCCTGACCCCGATTGCGCCGGGGCTGGAGCGGGGCACGTTCATGGAAATTCTCGAAAAAACGGTCGAGACACGGTCAGACGCGCTGCTGTCAGAGGCGGGCTTCAAGGCATTTCAACCGACATAG
- a CDS encoding cell division protein FtsX, producing MKILRIALTSLWNGDRQADRVVPPSGFTAQLTLFAAATMAFLAVFALALSLASGRLAHIWGQELARTATIRVVAPIDQRSAQTDAALRILETTKGVATARALTDEEQQSLLAPWFGPELAIDALPVPRLIEIIEEDDGMDADGLRLRLAAEVPGAVLDNHSRWRAPLVKAASRLKLLGWVSMTLIIATLAAMVTLAANAALSANAQVIAVLRLVGATDSYIAQAFIRRFTLRALSGAAAGTGLGLLAILLLPSTADAGGFLTGLGFQGWHWIVPLVIPFLSGGVAFAATGAAARRTLKDLA from the coding sequence ATGAAGATATTGCGCATTGCGCTGACGTCACTGTGGAACGGCGACCGTCAAGCGGACCGTGTGGTGCCACCGTCAGGATTTACCGCGCAGCTGACCTTGTTTGCTGCCGCAACAATGGCGTTTCTGGCGGTATTTGCGCTGGCGCTGTCGCTCGCGTCGGGGCGGTTGGCGCATATCTGGGGGCAAGAGCTGGCGCGTACCGCAACGATCCGCGTCGTAGCGCCCATTGACCAGCGCAGTGCCCAGACCGACGCCGCGCTGCGCATCCTCGAGACCACCAAAGGCGTCGCCACGGCGCGTGCATTGACCGATGAAGAACAGCAATCACTGCTGGCCCCTTGGTTCGGACCAGAGCTGGCGATTGACGCCCTGCCGGTGCCGCGCCTGATCGAGATTATCGAAGAAGACGACGGCATGGACGCCGACGGTCTGCGCTTGCGCCTTGCGGCAGAGGTGCCCGGGGCGGTGCTGGACAACCACAGCCGCTGGCGCGCACCGCTGGTCAAAGCGGCATCGCGGCTGAAGCTTCTGGGCTGGGTGTCCATGACGCTGATCATCGCGACCCTTGCCGCGATGGTGACACTTGCCGCCAATGCAGCGCTGTCGGCCAACGCTCAGGTCATCGCCGTGCTGCGTCTGGTGGGTGCGACCGACAGCTATATCGCACAGGCTTTCATCCGGCGCTTCACTCTGCGTGCGCTATCGGGGGCTGCGGCGGGTACGGGGTTGGGGCTGCTTGCCATTCTGCTGCTGCCAAGCACCGCGGACGCAGGGGGCTTTCTGACCGGCTTGGGCTTTCAGGGCTGGCACTGGATTGTGCCGTTGGTGATCCCGTTTCTCTCTGGTGGGGTGGCGTTTGCCGCGACAGGGGCCGCGGCGCGCCGTACACTGAAGGACCTTGCATGA
- a CDS encoding cell division ATP-binding protein FtsE codes for MIEFENVAYSYGGGELLSDISVKLAPGSFHFLTGPSGSGKTTLMKLCYGALLPTAGHVSLFDKDVRTMERDDIAMIRRRVGVVHQDCQFLNHLPVAENIGLPLTVSGRHAETGGEDLQELLSWVGLSSRADALPPELSGGERQRAALARAVIMSPDVVLADEPTGNVDWEMSQRLLRLLVELNRMGKTVLIATHDLGLIRATKAQVQARVLRIANRRIQLAGADL; via the coding sequence GTGATCGAGTTTGAAAACGTGGCCTACAGCTATGGCGGGGGCGAGCTTTTGTCCGATATCTCGGTCAAGCTGGCACCGGGATCGTTCCATTTTCTGACGGGTCCGTCCGGCTCTGGCAAAACCACCTTGATGAAGCTGTGCTATGGTGCGCTGCTGCCGACGGCAGGGCATGTGTCGCTGTTTGACAAGGACGTCCGCACAATGGAACGCGACGACATTGCGATGATCCGGCGGCGTGTGGGCGTGGTGCATCAGGACTGTCAGTTCCTGAACCATCTGCCGGTGGCCGAAAACATCGGGCTGCCGCTGACCGTTTCGGGCCGCCATGCGGAAACCGGCGGTGAAGATCTGCAAGAGCTGCTGTCCTGGGTCGGGCTCAGCAGTCGTGCCGATGCGCTGCCACCAGAACTGTCGGGCGGTGAACGCCAACGGGCCGCATTGGCCCGTGCGGTGATCATGTCGCCCGATGTGGTGCTTGCGGATGAACCCACTGGCAACGTCGACTGGGAGATGTCGCAGCGGTTGTTGCGCCTGCTGGTCGAGCTGAACCGCATGGGCAAGACGGTGCTGATCGCGACCCATGATCTAGGACTTATCCGCGCCACCAAGGCACAGGTGCAGGCGCGGGTGCTGCGCATCGCGAACCGCCGCATCCAGCTGGCGGGGGCGGATCTATGA
- a CDS encoding zinc-ribbon domain-containing protein, with amino-acid sequence MRLICPNCDAQYEVPDEVMPLSGRDVQCSNCGQTWFQHHPDFMPLDEEDGGRLSTVTAAVSQPDEDTPKVNAAPADTPAEPEPAQPAPVPPAAPPRKQLDPSVADILRQEAEAEQEARRRRQAEPLESQPELGLQEADHPSESDRAQQAKVRMSRLRGEAQPSVAETNAAAAAVASRRELLPDIEEINSTLRTGSERRTIPNAGGDAAQPDPQKRSGFSRGFVLIVLLASVLVLLYVFSPQISEAVPALRPYLASYVAQVDNGRQWLDGALQVSLQWLDARASQSGS; translated from the coding sequence ATGAGACTGATCTGTCCCAATTGCGATGCGCAGTACGAAGTGCCGGACGAGGTGATGCCCTTGTCCGGGCGTGATGTGCAATGCTCCAACTGCGGCCAGACCTGGTTCCAGCATCACCCCGATTTCATGCCCCTTGACGAAGAGGATGGCGGCCGGCTTAGCACTGTCACCGCTGCCGTGTCGCAGCCCGATGAGGATACCCCCAAGGTAAACGCAGCCCCCGCTGACACGCCCGCAGAGCCGGAACCGGCACAGCCAGCCCCTGTGCCTCCTGCCGCGCCGCCCCGCAAACAGCTTGACCCCTCGGTTGCTGATATTTTGCGCCAAGAGGCCGAAGCCGAACAGGAAGCCCGCCGTCGCCGTCAGGCAGAGCCGCTGGAAAGCCAGCCCGAGCTGGGTCTGCAAGAGGCGGATCACCCAAGCGAGAGCGACCGTGCGCAGCAGGCCAAGGTCCGCATGTCGCGTCTGCGCGGCGAGGCGCAACCCAGCGTGGCCGAAACAAATGCCGCCGCGGCGGCTGTCGCATCGCGCCGTGAATTGCTGCCCGACATCGAAGAAATCAATTCGACCCTGCGCACCGGATCAGAGCGACGCACAATCCCCAATGCCGGTGGCGACGCCGCACAGCCTGATCCGCAAAAGCGCAGCGGGTTTAGCCGCGGTTTCGTGCTGATCGTGCTACTCGCGTCGGTGCTGGTGCTGCTCTATGTCTTTTCGCCGCAGATTTCAGAGGCTGTTCCTGCGTTGCGCCCCTATCTTGCCAGCTATGTGGCGCAGGTGGATAACGGACGGCAATGGCTCGACGGTGCATTGCAGGTGTCGCTGCAATGGCTCGATGCGCGGGCATCCCAGTCAGGCAGCTAG
- a CDS encoding TIGR02302 family protein: MTLFTAKDHDTTPEQGLKAIRWPLRLTWAGIWAEVVVQAFWPLMALVLAVLAVLMLGLLDSVPMSVVMGAVVVVGLTGVGALVYALRHLRFPRRIEALTRLDASLPGRPIQALMDMQAIGTGDDASAAVWQAHQRRMAARAATAQAVPADLRVAGRDPFALRYVALLAFVTAVVFGSVLRIGSVAGLTAGGGALASGPVWEGWAEPPRYTGKPTLYLSDLAEGPLNLPAGTLITLRMYGEVGALSVSETVSGKSQPKGDAPAIVQDFKVTQSGQIAIEGPNGRAWNVTMLPDAKPQIEITGPPDVTALGEMQLPFVARDDYGVEAGEARIDLDLTAVDRRYGLTIAPDPRAKLIVPLSLPIAGDRRDFEENLIDDFSKHPWANLPVEVTLSVLDASEQQATTPPTQMILPGRRFFDPLAASVIEQRRDLLWSKGNADSLAQVLRAVSYRPADVFRSDTAALRLRRLIERIEIRARYGLPDEVQTEIADDLWDLAIELEEGVLADALDRMRRAQERLQEAMKNGASDAEIAELMEELRRATDDYMRQLQRQQAQEGQDGEQQQGETMQMTQDDLQRMMDRIQELMEQGRMAEAEQALRELQEMMENMRVTQGPPGEGGQSPGEQAMEGLADSLREQQELSDQAFRDLQDRFNPNADDGQQQGQEQGQQSGPPQDGNQPGQPGQQPGQNNGQGEPGQGQGSIADRQQALRDELRRQEGRLPGGGTPEGDAASDALDRAGRAMDGAEEALRRDDLAEAIDNQSQAMEALREGMRALGEAMDQDQQASEPGQGTAQGNRRAENQDPLGREQGANGAQGSEGELALDNDAYGRARELLDEIRRRSGEATRPEVERDYLRRLLDRF; encoded by the coding sequence ATGACGCTTTTCACCGCCAAGGATCACGACACCACGCCCGAGCAGGGTCTCAAGGCGATCCGCTGGCCCTTGCGTCTGACGTGGGCCGGTATCTGGGCAGAGGTGGTGGTGCAGGCGTTCTGGCCGCTGATGGCATTGGTGCTGGCGGTGCTGGCTGTGCTGATGCTGGGGTTGCTCGATAGCGTTCCGATGTCCGTGGTGATGGGCGCTGTCGTTGTTGTGGGGCTCACGGGGGTGGGGGCGCTGGTTTATGCACTGCGCCACCTGCGGTTTCCCCGCCGGATAGAGGCGCTGACCCGCCTTGACGCCAGCCTGCCCGGACGTCCTATTCAAGCGCTGATGGATATGCAGGCGATCGGTACGGGGGATGACGCCTCTGCCGCGGTGTGGCAGGCGCACCAGCGCCGCATGGCCGCCCGTGCAGCGACCGCGCAGGCGGTGCCTGCAGATTTGCGCGTCGCAGGGCGTGACCCTTTCGCATTGCGCTATGTGGCACTACTGGCCTTTGTGACCGCGGTGGTTTTCGGATCGGTGCTGCGCATCGGATCGGTGGCGGGTTTGACCGCGGGCGGGGGGGCTTTGGCCTCGGGTCCGGTCTGGGAAGGCTGGGCCGAGCCGCCGCGCTATACCGGTAAGCCGACGCTGTATTTGTCAGACCTTGCCGAAGGGCCGCTGAACCTGCCTGCGGGCACGCTGATCACCCTGCGCATGTATGGCGAAGTCGGTGCGTTGTCTGTTTCCGAGACCGTTTCGGGCAAGTCCCAACCAAAGGGGGACGCCCCCGCCATCGTGCAGGATTTCAAGGTCACGCAAAGCGGGCAGATCGCCATCGAGGGGCCGAACGGGCGGGCGTGGAACGTGACAATGCTGCCCGATGCCAAGCCGCAGATTGAAATTACCGGCCCGCCGGACGTGACCGCGCTTGGCGAGATGCAGCTGCCGTTCGTGGCGCGGGATGATTATGGCGTAGAGGCGGGCGAGGCGCGGATCGATCTGGATCTGACCGCCGTGGATCGGCGCTATGGGCTGACCATCGCCCCTGACCCGCGTGCAAAGCTGATCGTACCACTGTCGCTGCCCATTGCGGGGGATCGCCGCGATTTCGAAGAAAACCTGATCGACGATTTTTCGAAACACCCTTGGGCCAACCTGCCAGTCGAGGTTACGCTCAGCGTGCTGGACGCATCAGAGCAGCAGGCGACCACCCCACCGACGCAAATGATCCTGCCGGGTCGGCGCTTTTTCGACCCGTTGGCGGCGTCGGTGATCGAACAGCGGCGCGATCTGCTGTGGTCCAAGGGCAATGCCGACAGTCTCGCGCAGGTGTTGCGGGCGGTGTCCTATCGCCCTGCGGATGTGTTCCGCTCTGACACGGCAGCGCTGCGTCTGCGGCGGCTGATTGAACGGATTGAAATTCGCGCCCGCTATGGATTGCCAGACGAGGTGCAGACCGAGATCGCGGATGATCTGTGGGATTTGGCGATTGAACTGGAAGAGGGCGTGCTGGCCGATGCGCTCGACCGGATGCGCCGGGCGCAAGAACGTCTGCAAGAGGCGATGAAGAACGGTGCCTCGGATGCCGAGATCGCAGAGCTGATGGAAGAGCTGCGCCGCGCCACTGACGACTACATGCGCCAGCTGCAACGCCAGCAGGCGCAAGAAGGGCAAGACGGCGAACAGCAGCAGGGCGAGACCATGCAGATGACGCAGGACGACCTGCAACGCATGATGGACCGCATCCAAGAGCTGATGGAACAAGGCCGGATGGCGGAGGCTGAACAGGCGCTGCGCGAGCTGCAAGAGATGATGGAGAACATGCGCGTCACCCAAGGTCCGCCGGGTGAAGGTGGGCAATCTCCGGGTGAGCAGGCGATGGAGGGGCTCGCCGACAGTCTGCGCGAACAGCAAGAGCTGAGCGATCAGGCGTTTCGCGATTTGCAGGACCGTTTCAACCCCAACGCGGATGACGGCCAGCAGCAGGGGCAGGAACAGGGCCAACAGTCCGGCCCGCCGCAGGACGGGAACCAGCCGGGCCAACCGGGGCAGCAACCCGGTCAGAACAACGGCCAAGGCGAACCCGGACAGGGGCAAGGATCAATTGCGGACCGCCAGCAGGCACTGCGCGATGAACTGCGCCGCCAAGAGGGGCGTCTGCCCGGTGGCGGCACCCCCGAAGGCGACGCTGCCAGTGATGCACTGGACCGCGCCGGTCGTGCCATGGACGGTGCCGAAGAGGCGCTGCGCCGCGATGATCTTGCCGAAGCGATCGACAACCAGTCGCAGGCAATGGAAGCGCTGCGCGAGGGGATGCGCGCCTTGGGCGAGGCGATGGATCAAGACCAGCAAGCGTCCGAACCGGGGCAGGGCACAGCCCAAGGCAACCGCCGTGCCGAGAATCAGGATCCTCTGGGCCGTGAACAGGGTGCCAATGGCGCACAGGGGTCAGAGGGCGAACTTGCGCTTGATAATGACGCCTATGGCCGTGCACGCGAACTGCTGGACGAAATCCGCCGTCGCTCGGGCGAGGCGACACGGCCAGAGGTTGAACGCGATTACCTGCGCCGTCTGCTTGACCGGTTCTGA
- the lysA gene encoding diaminopimelate decarboxylase, with amino-acid sequence MDHFLYRDGALFAEDVAVSEIAAAVGTPFYVYSTATLLRHFKAFDDALDGMDHLVCYAMKANSNQAVLKTLAQAGAGMDVVSAGEYLRAKAAGVPGDKIVFSGVGKTVSEIRLALEGGIRQFNVESEPEMAVLDAVARSMNKVAPITIRVNPDVDAKTHAKIATGKSENKFGIPIARAREVYRMAAAMPGLEVVGIDVHIGSQLTDLTPFELAYQKVAELTEQLRADGHTIRRLDLGGGLGIPYERSNAAPPLPTDYGAMVQKTLGHLGCEIEIEPGRLIAGNAGLMVSEVIYVKSGEGRDFLIIDGAMNDLIRPAMYDAYHDIVPVVEAEAGVEQQPYDIVGPVCESGDTFAKQRMMPKLVAGDLVAFRSAGAYGAVMASEYNSRALIPEVLVHGDQFAVIRRRPTFDEMINRDTIPEWL; translated from the coding sequence ATGGATCATTTCCTGTACCGTGATGGCGCGCTGTTCGCCGAAGATGTCGCCGTATCCGAAATCGCAGCCGCGGTCGGCACGCCTTTTTACGTCTATTCAACCGCCACGCTTTTGCGCCACTTCAAGGCGTTTGATGATGCGCTCGACGGGATGGACCATTTGGTCTGCTACGCGATGAAGGCGAATTCAAACCAGGCGGTTCTGAAAACGCTGGCACAGGCTGGTGCGGGCATGGATGTGGTGTCGGCGGGCGAATATCTGCGTGCCAAGGCGGCAGGCGTACCGGGTGACAAGATCGTCTTTTCAGGCGTTGGCAAAACAGTGTCGGAAATCCGGCTCGCCCTCGAAGGCGGCATCCGGCAGTTCAACGTCGAATCCGAACCCGAGATGGCAGTGCTGGACGCCGTCGCACGCTCTATGAACAAGGTCGCGCCGATCACGATCCGTGTGAACCCCGATGTCGACGCCAAAACGCACGCCAAGATTGCCACCGGCAAGTCCGAGAACAAGTTCGGCATCCCCATCGCCCGTGCGCGCGAAGTCTACCGCATGGCCGCCGCGATGCCGGGGCTGGAGGTCGTGGGCATCGACGTGCACATCGGCAGCCAGTTGACCGATCTGACGCCATTCGAACTGGCGTACCAGAAGGTTGCCGAGCTGACAGAACAGCTGCGTGCCGACGGGCATACCATCCGCCGTCTGGATTTGGGCGGGGGTCTGGGCATCCCGTATGAACGTAGCAATGCGGCCCCGCCACTGCCCACAGACTATGGTGCGATGGTGCAAAAGACGCTTGGTCATCTGGGCTGCGAAATCGAGATCGAACCGGGCCGCCTGATCGCGGGCAACGCGGGCCTGATGGTGAGCGAGGTGATCTATGTCAAATCTGGCGAGGGCCGCGATTTCCTGATCATCGACGGCGCGATGAACGACCTGATCCGCCCCGCCATGTACGACGCCTACCACGACATCGTGCCCGTCGTCGAAGCCGAGGCGGGGGTAGAGCAGCAGCCTTATGACATCGTCGGACCAGTCTGCGAATCCGGTGATACCTTTGCCAAACAGCGCATGATGCCAAAGCTGGTTGCAGGCGATCTGGTGGCGTTTCGCAGCGCAGGTGCCTATGGCGCGGTGATGGCCAGCGAATATAATTCGCGCGCGCTGATCCCCGAGGTCTTGGTCCATGGCGATCAATTTGCGGTTATCCGCCGACGCCCGACCTTTGACGAAATGATAAATCGCGATACCATTCCTGAATGGCTGTGA
- the argH gene encoding argininosuccinate lyase translates to MTETTSNKMWGGRFAAGPDAIMEAINASISFDQRMAAQDIAGSRAHAAMLAAQDIISDSDADAIRKGLLTVLSEIEGGTFAYSAALEDIHMNVEARLKEVIGEPAGRLHTGRSRNDQVATDFKLWTRDQFDAAESGLLALIKALLDQAEAGADWVMPGFTHLQTAQPVTWGHHMMAYVEMFGRDLSRMRDARTRMNESPLGAAALAGTSFPIDRDMTAQALGFDRPSANSLDAVSDRDFALDFLGAASICAMHLSRFAEELVIWSSAQFRFVTLSDRFSTGSSIMPQKKNPDAAELIRAKIGRIMGANVALMMVMKGLPLAYSKDMQEDKEQVFDAADNLMLALAAMEGMVKDMSANRESLAAAAGSGFSTATDLADWLVRVLGLPFRDAHHITGSLVALAEQNGCDLPDLTLEQMQSAHGDITSDVFDVLGVENSVNSRMSYGGTAPAQVRAQVARWKGIIG, encoded by the coding sequence ATGACCGAAACGACTTCGAACAAAATGTGGGGTGGCCGTTTTGCCGCCGGACCAGACGCGATCATGGAGGCGATCAACGCCTCGATCTCGTTTGACCAGCGTATGGCCGCCCAGGACATTGCCGGGTCGCGCGCCCATGCCGCCATGTTGGCTGCACAAGACATCATTAGTGATAGCGATGCCGACGCCATTCGAAAAGGCCTGCTCACGGTGTTGTCAGAGATCGAGGGCGGTACCTTCGCTTATTCGGCCGCGCTGGAAGATATTCACATGAACGTCGAGGCGCGCTTGAAAGAAGTTATCGGCGAACCGGCAGGGCGTCTTCACACGGGCCGGTCGCGCAACGATCAGGTGGCGACAGATTTCAAGCTGTGGACCCGCGACCAGTTCGACGCCGCCGAAAGCGGATTGTTGGCGTTGATCAAGGCGTTGCTGGATCAGGCAGAGGCCGGGGCCGATTGGGTAATGCCCGGTTTCACCCATTTGCAAACCGCGCAGCCGGTCACTTGGGGCCATCACATGATGGCTTATGTCGAGATGTTTGGCCGCGACCTGAGCCGTATGCGGGACGCACGGACACGGATGAATGAATCGCCGCTGGGCGCTGCGGCACTGGCTGGCACATCCTTTCCAATCGACCGCGACATGACGGCGCAGGCGCTTGGCTTTGACCGCCCGTCGGCCAACTCGCTCGATGCGGTCAGCGACCGTGACTTTGCGTTGGATTTCCTAGGCGCGGCGTCGATCTGCGCCATGCACCTGAGCCGTTTCGCCGAAGAACTGGTGATCTGGTCGTCGGCGCAATTCCGTTTCGTGACCCTGTCGGACCGTTTCTCGACCGGGTCCAGCATCATGCCGCAGAAAAAGAACCCCGACGCGGCAGAGCTGATCCGCGCCAAGATCGGTCGCATCATGGGGGCCAATGTGGCGCTGATGATGGTGATGAAGGGGCTGCCGCTGGCCTATTCCAAGGACATGCAGGAAGACAAAGAACAGGTCTTTGACGCCGCCGACAACCTGATGCTGGCACTGGCCGCGATGGAAGGCATGGTCAAGGATATGTCCGCCAACCGCGAAAGCCTTGCGGCAGCGGCGGGGTCGGGCTTTTCCACCGCGACGGATCTGGCCGACTGGCTGGTCCGCGTGCTGGGGCTGCCGTTCCGCGATGCGCACCACATCACCGGATCGTTGGTAGCACTGGCCGAACAGAACGGCTGCGACCTGCCGGACCTGACGCTGGAGCAGATGCAATCCGCTCATGGCGACATCACGTCGGACGTCTTTGACGTTTTGGGCGTGGAAAATTCTGTCAATTCGCGTATGTCTTATGGCGGGACCGCACCTGCACAAGTGCGCGCGCAGGTGGCCCGTTGGAAAGGGATCATCGGATGA